A window of the Cicer arietinum cultivar CDC Frontier isolate Library 1 chromosome 6, Cicar.CDCFrontier_v2.0, whole genome shotgun sequence genome harbors these coding sequences:
- the LOC101495251 gene encoding uncharacterized protein isoform X2 produces the protein MIRRFPETSHLHRQKRFNPINYPHSKPAAAPQLDIRGKNKAGKLKKLEGNKAGKLQKMEGNKVAKVAGQKLDRGKSVVAPAPKISLSCLARYGSCLDIQVKTNWGSNNGSRIISMDKAIFRYEYEELLEKEHIYELLNHKELSATVISLYIRFLYKKLVCTRRLSNRFSFLSPHKLSMYKLDPMNVKKYVVDILLGNREKDKLFLAPYNSGYIIIYSLFISFLIYEILIY, from the exons atgataagaagattcccaGAAACGAGTCACTTACATCGCcagaaaag attcaatccaaTAAACTACCCGCACAGCAAACCAGCTGCCGCACCACAACTGGATattcgtggtaaaaataaagccggcaaacttaaaaaattggagggtaataaagctggaAAACTTCAAAAGATGGAGGGTAATAAAGTTGCCAAAGTTGCTGGTCAAAAattggatcggggaaaatcagttGTTGctcctgctcctaaaataagtctgTCATGCCTTGCTCGATatgggtcgtgtcttgacatacagGTAAAAACGAATTGGGGCAGCAACAACGGTTCACGCATCATAAGCATGGATAAAGCTATATTCAGAtatgagtatgaagaactacttgaaaaagagcacatatacgaacttctcaaccataaggagctgagtgctactgtcatcagcttatacattag gtttttgtataagaagttggtgtgcacgcgcagattgtcaaatagattttcatttttgtctccgcataagctttcgatgtATAAACTCGATCCAatgaatgtaaagaaatacgttGTAGATATCCTATTAGGAAATAgagagaaggataagttgttccttgcaccatataattcaggatacataattatatattctttatttatatcttttttaatttatgagatcttaatttattag
- the LOC101495251 gene encoding uncharacterized protein isoform X1 gives MIRRFPETSHLHRQKRFNPINYPHSKPAAAPQLDIRGKNKAGKLKKLEGNKAGKLQKMEGNKVAKVAGQKLDRGKSVVAPAPKISLSCLARYGSCLDIQVKTNWGSNNGSRIISMDKAIFRYEYEELLEKEHIYELLNHKELSATVISLYIRTHWMLFAINATSEVIYYLNPLHYNYNNHSDIKNMFDTALQVFRAQRGATASKQKSNNITWFPIKAKSRYTKTTLQLKEEKK, from the exons atgataagaagattcccaGAAACGAGTCACTTACATCGCcagaaaag attcaatccaaTAAACTACCCGCACAGCAAACCAGCTGCCGCACCACAACTGGATattcgtggtaaaaataaagccggcaaacttaaaaaattggagggtaataaagctggaAAACTTCAAAAGATGGAGGGTAATAAAGTTGCCAAAGTTGCTGGTCAAAAattggatcggggaaaatcagttGTTGctcctgctcctaaaataagtctgTCATGCCTTGCTCGATatgggtcgtgtcttgacatacagGTAAAAACGAATTGGGGCAGCAACAACGGTTCACGCATCATAAGCATGGATAAAGCTATATTCAGAtatgagtatgaagaactacttgaaaaagagcacatatacgaacttctcaaccataaggagctgagtgctactgtcatcagcttatacattag gacACATTGgatgctatttgcaatcaatgcgacctctgaagttatatactatttaaatCCCTTGCActacaattacaacaatcactctgATATAAAGAatatgttcgacac tgctttacaagtttttcgagctcaaagaggtgctacagcatcgaagcaaaagtcaaataacatcacatggttTCCAAtaaaag CCAAGAGCAGATATACAAAAACAACACTGCAGCTCAAAGAAGAAAAGAAGTGA